TTGAGGGCCTCAATACTGTACTTGCCATCAACAGCTCCTTTGACTTTGGTAACATCATCTGCTGCCAGCTGTGGCTTTTTAGGTTCTGGTCTGCGTTTTGAAGCTGGTAGCTTATCATTTTCGTTGTGCCATTTCTTCAAGCACTGAGGCTCATGTATTGCTATAGATTTAGTTCCATATTCACGGCCACATATGTAGCACACCACACTTGGTGGCTTTCTAAAAATTGTCTTTTCAGGTGGTGGTTTTTGTTGTGCAGACTTTGGAAACTTGATGGACACGTTACCACATCCACTGCCCTTGCTACCACCATCTTGTTTTTGTTTAGACACTGATTGCTTGTTAGCAGGCTTGCTGGAGGTATCCTGTGATTCAGTGGGGGGAGGCCTTGCAGTTGTAGCTGAAGCACTACTACCATTGTGACTTTGGAAACTCCTACTTTGTAACAGTGGAGATGGTTGATTCTTCTCAACATTCTTCTTAAAACATTGTCGTTGATGAATCTGTATGGAACTGGTACCATATTCTCTGCCACAGATGTGGCACACAATTGTCAGGGGTTTTTTGGCTGGGGGAGCACTACCAGGTTGGATTGGTTTACTTGAAGTAGTCACTTTCCTTCCTTGTTTTCCACTGCATGCACGAAGGTGTACCTCCATTCTTTCAGGGTTTATCTTCCTACCACAAGAATGACAGACCAGTCTGCTGTCCATGAACCCATCATATGCCATTAGGTCCATCTGTTCTGTCAAGTCAGCTAACCTATCACGCAGCACTGCTGGAGATGTTATGTAAGAGGGTAATCGGCTATCACTCTCCATGCATTTTGGAACATGAACTTCCATTTCAAGCATTGTGAACTCTTTGCCACAGAAACAACACTCTAGCATTCCAGGCTTCCTTGTTTTACGACGAGGTACTGAACGTGAACAAGAGTCTGTACTAGAGTCTTTGCTGGCTGGGTTGGGTGGATCCTTCGTAGTGTCTGAGGATACAGTTTCCTTGAACAGTTTGGATTTGCACGTTTTTAAATGTATTGGAAGTGAATGTGAAGTGAACGACTTCCCACATAAAGG
The Dysidea avara chromosome 7, odDysAvar1.4, whole genome shotgun sequence genome window above contains:
- the LOC136260896 gene encoding zinc finger protein 474-like, whose translation is MERVSSTQQRKSAVQSGKRPKTVTLKQPKVLASSSSDSNRTAAFTPGSPLSACPLCGKSFTSHSLPIHLKTCKSKLFKETVSSDTTKDPPNPASKDSSTDSCSRSVPRRKTRKPGMLECCFCGKEFTMLEMEVHVPKCMESDSRLPSYITSPAVLRDRLADLTEQMDLMAYDGFMDSRLVCHSCGRKINPERMEVHLRACSGKQGRKVTTSSKPIQPGSAPPAKKPLTIVCHICGREYGTSSIQIHQRQCFKKNVEKNQPSPLLQSRSFQSHNGSSASATTARPPPTESQDTSSKPANKQSVSKQKQDGGSKGSGCGNVSIKFPKSAQQKPPPEKTIFRKPPSVVCYICGREYGTKSIAIHEPQCLKKWHNENDKLPASKRRPEPKKPQLAADDVTKVKGAVDGKYSIEALNEAAWQSAVQQLVACGKCGRTFNADRVAKHESVCNATPRKK